The proteins below are encoded in one region of Chrysemys picta bellii isolate R12L10 chromosome 4, ASM1138683v2, whole genome shotgun sequence:
- the LOC135983465 gene encoding olfactory receptor 5W2-like produces the protein MEKGNHSEVTEFILSGLTDRPELQVLLFGVFLVVYGITLVGNGGMIFLITIDRRLHIPMYFFLSNLSFCDLCYSSIISPKLLQNFLAHKKSISYTACAVQVYLSIVFADVECLLLAVMAYDRYVAICNPLLYTVTMSRQLCNQLVAGVYAVGLVDSMIYACFTFRLSFCSSNIINHFFCDIPPLLALSCSDTQINEIVMFTLSCCIIVSSLVTVLLSYVYIISTILQIRSAEGRRKAFSTCTFHLTAVALYFGTLLFVYLRPTYSYFMDTDKVASVFYTLVIPMLNPLIYSLRNTEVKDALRKAMNKLLTNS, from the coding sequence ATGGAAAAGGGAAATCACTCGGAGGTGACTGAGTTCATTCTCTCAGGACTGACAGATCGTCCGGAGCTGCAGGTCCTCCTGTTTGGGGTGTTCCTAGTGGTTTATGGTATCACCCTGGTGGGAAATGGGGGGATGATCTTCTTAATCACCATTGATCGTCGACTGCACatccccatgtactttttcctcagtaatttgtctttctgtgacctctgctaTTCCTCGATAATTTCCCCTAAGTTGCTGCAAAATTTCTTAGCCCACAAGAAAAGCATTTCTTACACTGCCTGTGCTGTGCAAGTATATCTCTCAATTGTTTTTGCAGATGTTGAGTGCCTGTTGCTGGCTGTGATGGCGTATGACCgttatgtggccatctgtaaCCCGCTGCTCTATACGGTCACCATGTCCAGGCAGCTTTGTAACCAGCTAGTGGCTGGGGTGTACGCTGTGGGGTTGGTGGATTCAATGATATACGCGTGTTTTACATTTCGGCTGTCATTCTGCAGctccaacatcatcaatcatttcttctgCGACATCCCCCCACTGCTGGCGCTCTCCTGTTCTGACACCCAGATCAATGAGATTGTGATGTTTACTTTATCGTGCTGCATTATAGTGAGCAGCCTTGTGACTGTCCTCCTCTCCTATGTCtatatcatctccaccatcctgcagATCCGCTCCGCCGAGGGCcggcgcaaagccttctccacgtGCACTTTCCACTTGACTGCTGTGGCCCTGTATTTTGGCACCCTCCTCTTCGTGTATTTACGTCCCACCTACAGCTATTTCATGGACACAGACAAAGTGGCCTCAGTGTTTTACACGCTggtgatccccatgttgaaccccctcatctacagcctgaggaacacggAGGTAAAGGATGCCCTGAGGAAAGCAATGAATAAACTCCTAACCAATTCTTGA